In Micropterus dolomieu isolate WLL.071019.BEF.003 ecotype Adirondacks linkage group LG17, ASM2129224v1, whole genome shotgun sequence, one genomic interval encodes:
- the LOC123986197 gene encoding ETS domain-containing transcription factor ERF-like, with amino-acid sequence MQSSSSVGHLSSPYWSRTVLFPDWAYKPAWSPGSRQVQLWHFLLELLGRGEGGAIGWGGEWGEFVIRDPERLARLWGERKGKPHMNYDKLSRALRYYYNKRILHKTKGKRFTYKFNFSKLILVNYPGHPPTPGPQLVQSCPLPFPLLPAESGLPLCGGAGSLMDRVCSVARKTAQFQAPEKATVQPLPYPFLLPCCLPKPIPTSRALHGHFPFICAPARPGANLREHRESGLPPLASALPNCWQHKSPAGWDLNHISRSLFGGAKQTETRGEERRAGNVAQIGERE; translated from the exons CAGTGCTGTTCCCTGACTGGGCCTACAAACCAGCCTGGTCCCCCGGCTCCAGACAGGTCCAGCTTTGGCACttcctgctggagctgctggggCGGGGCGAGGGCGGAGCCATCGGCTGGGGAGGGGAGTGGGGCGAGTTTGTCATCCGGGACCCCGAGAGGCTTGCCAGGCTGTGGGGGGAGAGGAAGGGCAAACCACACATGAATTATGACAAGCTCAGCCGGGCGCTCAG ATACTACTACAACAAACGCATCCTGCACAAGACCAAAGGGAAAAGATTCACCTACAAGTTCAACTTCAGCAAACTCATCCTGGTCAACTATCCAGGACACCCCCCAACACCTGGCCCCCAG CTGGTACAGAGCTGCCCTctcccctttcctctcctccccgcTGAGAGTGGTCTTCCTCTGTGTGGGGGAGCAGGGTCATTGATGGACAGAG TTTGTTCAGTTGCCAGGAAGACAGCTCAGTTTCAAGCTCCAGAAAAAGCTA CAGTCCAGCCTCTGCCTTACCCCTTCCTGCTCCCGTGCTGCCTCCCTAAGCCCATCCCGACCTCCCGTGCTCTCCACGGCCACTTCCCCTTCATCTGCGCCCCAGCACGTCCGGGGGCCAACCTGAGGGAGCACAGGGAGTCGGGCCTCCCACCTCTCGCCTCGGCCCTCCCCAACTGCTGGCAGCACAAGAGCCCGGCAGGGTGGGATCTGAACCACATCAGTCGAAGCCTGTTTGGTGGAGCGAAGCAGACTGAAACtcgaggagaggagaggagagcggGGAATGTCGCACAGAttggggagagagagtga